A stretch of the Desulfobacter sp. genome encodes the following:
- a CDS encoding Rne/Rng family ribonuclease, whose translation MTRKILINALDPEENRIAAVCDNKLDQFHIETSAKEVTKGNIYKGIVTRVEQSLQAVFVDYGGNKNGFLQKNEIHPDYFQDVEKKDKALFNLIKKGQEMIVQVSKDPINLKGAMLTTYISLPGRFGVLMPGNTTRGVSRKINEEDERKRLVKILKGMKIAEGFGMIVRTAGKNATKTLLTADLRYLMRVWKNIDKLAVKNQAPCLLYKEQSLAVRSLRDYFTTDIKEILIDSPETFKEVKEFIGLIAPKQQKIVRLFKGEKPIFTKYQLEEQISSIYRREVALKSGGFLVIEQTEALVSIDVNSGKSTKKKNIEETAYHTNLEAAEEVARQLRLRDMGGLIVVDFIDMKERRHKADITKTLKKHLKSDKAKTKVGGITAFGLLEMSRQRIRHSITYGAYETCKHCNGRGMTPSVETQCLAFLRQLTLKTLKAEKDQTFNCFVPPEAAYYILNTKREELIDIETKRQVSINIEIDPNMVAGESRIN comes from the coding sequence ATGACTAGAAAAATACTAATCAATGCATTGGATCCTGAAGAAAATAGGATTGCTGCCGTTTGTGATAACAAGCTAGATCAATTTCACATAGAGACCTCAGCCAAAGAAGTCACCAAAGGAAATATTTACAAAGGGATTGTGACCCGGGTAGAACAGAGCCTCCAGGCTGTTTTTGTGGACTACGGGGGAAATAAAAACGGGTTTTTACAAAAAAATGAAATCCATCCCGACTATTTCCAGGATGTTGAAAAAAAAGACAAAGCCCTGTTCAATCTCATTAAAAAAGGCCAGGAAATGATTGTCCAGGTCTCCAAGGATCCCATCAACCTCAAGGGGGCCATGCTCACCACCTATATTTCATTGCCCGGACGGTTCGGGGTACTCATGCCCGGCAATACCACCCGGGGGGTGTCCAGAAAAATCAATGAAGAGGACGAACGAAAACGGCTGGTTAAAATCCTAAAGGGAATGAAAATTGCCGAAGGATTCGGCATGATTGTCAGAACCGCCGGAAAAAATGCCACAAAAACCCTGCTCACGGCAGATTTAAGATACCTAATGCGGGTATGGAAAAATATTGACAAACTGGCCGTTAAAAACCAGGCCCCCTGTCTGCTGTACAAAGAACAGAGCCTGGCGGTCCGCTCCCTGAGGGATTATTTTACCACTGACATCAAAGAAATCCTCATTGACAGTCCTGAGACCTTTAAGGAGGTCAAAGAATTCATAGGACTGATTGCCCCCAAACAGCAAAAAATTGTCAGGCTGTTCAAAGGGGAAAAACCCATATTTACCAAATACCAGTTGGAAGAGCAGATCTCATCCATTTACCGCCGGGAGGTTGCCCTTAAATCCGGCGGATTTTTAGTGATTGAACAGACAGAGGCCCTGGTCTCCATTGATGTCAACTCCGGAAAATCAACCAAGAAAAAAAATATTGAAGAAACCGCTTATCATACCAACCTTGAAGCGGCAGAAGAGGTGGCACGCCAGCTTCGACTCCGGGACATGGGCGGGCTTATCGTGGTGGACTTCATTGACATGAAAGAACGCAGACACAAGGCGGATATAACCAAAACATTAAAAAAACATTTAAAATCTGACAAAGCCAAAACAAAGGTGGGCGGCATCACAGCCTTCGGCCTTTTGGAAATGTCCAGGCAGCGCATCCGCCATTCCATTACCTACGGGGCCTATGAAACTTGCAAACACTGCAACGGCAGGGGAATGACCCCTTCGGTTGAGACCCAGTGTCTGGCTTTTTTACGCCAGCTGACCCTGAAAACCCTGAAAGCTGAAAAAGACCAGACATTCAATTGTTTTGTCCCGCCCGAGGCGGCCTATTATATTTTAAATACCAAAAGGGAAGAACTCATTGATATTGAGACCAAAAGACAGGTCAGCATCAATATTGAGATTGATCCAAATATGGTCGCAGGAGAGAGCAGGATCAATTAG